GATTAATATTCATCTGTCAAAAAAACTGAAAGAACCTGATTGGATTAATCAATATTATAAAAATAAAATGCACATTATCCAAGTAATTATTGAGTATTTAAAAATGTTGATTTCCAAGAGAAGGCTCATTCATGCAATCAGTTATGAAGGAATTTTATTGGTCATCATTGCGATTGCATTAAGCTTTATTTTTGATATGCCAATGGATGTAACCGGTACACTCGGTGTGTTTATGGCAGTTGTTTCTGTTTTCTGGAATATGATTTTTAACCACTATTTCGAAAAAGTAGAGCATAAATATAATTGGGAAAGAACGATCCCTGTACGGATTTTACATGCGATTGGTTTTGAAGGTGGCTTGTTGATTGCAACAGTACCGATGATTGCATATATGCTTCAGATGAGTGTCATTGATGCACTTATTTTAGATATTGGTTTAACCTTGTGTATTTTGGTTTATACCTTTATTTTCCAGTGGTGTTATGACCATATCGAAGACAAATTTTTCCCTGATGCTAAAGCTGCATCACTTCATTAAAATTAAGTTATTAAACTAAAAAAGCACCCATCAGGGTGCTTTTTTTAAAGATGAATCGTAAAATTATTTCTCTACGATTGCTACAACGCCTTCACCACCTGCTGTACAGATCGAGATTAATGCGCGGCCTGAACCTTTTTGATTAATCAATTTAGCAGCAGTTGCCAAGATACGACCACCTGTTGCAGCAAATGGATGGCCTGCACCTAAAGATGAACCATTTACGTTAAGTTTAGAGCGGTCAATTGAACCTAAAGGTGCATCTAGACCAAGACGTTCTTTACAGAATTTTTCGTCTTCCCAAGCTTTCAATGTCGACAATACTTGAGATGCAAATGCTTCATGAATTTCGTAGAAATCGAAATCTTGAAGTTTAAGGTTAGCACGCTTAAGCATACGAGGGACTGCATAAGCAGGAGCCATCAGTAAGCCTTCTTTAGGGCCATTTTTACCAATGAAGTCAACAGCTGCTGTTTCAGAGAAAGAAAGATAAGCTAAAACTTCATGACCGTTTTCTTTTGCCCATTCTTCAGAAGCAAGCAATACAACAGAAGCACCGTCAGTTAACGGAGTTGAGTTACCTGCTGTCATTGTTGCAGTTTCGCCTTTACCGAAAACTGGTTTTAATTTAGCAAGTTTTTCAACTGTACTGTCTGCACGTAAGTTGTTGTCACGGTTAAGACCTAAGAATGGAGTGATTAGGTCATCAAAGAAACCACGTTCATAAGCAGCAGCAAGTTTTTGATGGCTGCTTGCAGCTAACTCGTCTTGCGCTTCACGAGTAATACCCCATTCTAAAGCAGTAATTGCTTGGTGCTCACCCATTGAAAGGCCAGTACGTGGTTCACCATTGCTTGGTGCATCAAGAAGCTTTTTAAAATCAATTTTTGTTAATGCTTTAAGACGGTCTTTACCAGTCTTAGCAACATTGAGCTCAAGTAAAACTTTACGTAAACCATCACCTACAGCAATCGGCGCGTCAGAAGTTGTGTCTACACCACCAGCAATACCTACATCGATTTGACCAAGTGCAATTTTGTTTGCAACAACAAAAGCAGCTTGTAAACCTGTACCACAAGCAATTTGAATGTCATAAGCAGGAGTTTCAGGAGCAAGATCTGTGCTCAATACAACTTCACGAGTCATGTTGAAGTCACGGCTATGTTTTAAAACAGCACCCGCAACGACTTCACCAATACGTTTACCTTGTAAGTTAAAACGCTCAACCAAACCATTCAATGCTGCTGTGAGCATGTCAGAATTAGACGCTTTAAAATAAGCAGTATTTGAACGTGCAAATGGAATACGGTTGCCACCAATAATTGCAACGCGGCGAACAGTGTTTTGGCTCATGGTTTTATCCTGTTGAACAGAAGTTTTGGTTTTTGTTGCTTTTGGTGCTGCAACTACATTATTAGAAGATGTAGATGGGGTTGCTGTAGCAGCGCTCTTATTACGAGGGCTACGTGCAGGTGCAGTCGTTGAACGAGTACGTGTCGTTTTTGGAGTATTAGTTGCTGCTTTAGGAGTTGTGCTGTTACGCTTAGCCGTGTTAGAAGCCGGCTTTGATGTATTTGACACTTTTTCCTCAGCAGAATTCTCGACTGCTGGATTTTCTTGAGTTGTCTTGCTCATAAGGCTTTTCCAAGCATATTAACGATATTCTTATAAGCTACATTAACACAATTCAAATAGACCTGTATTGACTAGAATGACATTGTAGATAGCATTCAGGTCAAGACATCCAAAGATGAACTCAAGTATGATTTGGAGTAACTCTAATGAACGACTGATTTCATATTGTTGCTATTCATCTCATAACATAATGAAGCCTGTCGTAGAAAATTCATTTCTTTGAGAGATAATAATCATGACTGATCAATACCAAGCATTTACACAATCTCCTATTGGTAAATTTGTTGTTAAAAATCTGGGTTTACCATCGCCAGTTGCATTAGAGCGTTTTGAAAGTGCTCAGCCAGTAGTGAATGGTGCAGTATTGGTTGGCGCAGCGCCGTCAAGTGTATTGTCTGGTGCGATTGCACAAGTACTTAGCAATATTCATGCTGACAGCTATGTAGGCAATAATGTTGCATTACAACAAGAAGCTGCAAAAGTTGGTTTAAATTTACGACCATTCAATGCAGGCGACAAAGAATCAAAATTCAAAGCAGTTGTATTTGATGCTTCTGGTATTCAAAACTCAGAACAGTTAAACGAACTTTATAAATTTTTTAACCCGATTGCACGTCAAGTTGCGACTTCTGGTCGAGTGATTGTGATTGGTACAACTCCTGAAACTGCAAAAACTGTAAAACAAGCGATTGCTCAGCGTGCACTTGAAGGCTTTATCAAATCTGTAGGTAAAGAATTTAAAAAGGGTATTACTGCGCAAGTGGTCTATGTTGATGAAGGTGCTGCTGCAAACCTTGAATCAACTTTACGTTTCTTGCTTTCTCCACGTTCAGCTTATGTGTCTGGTCAAGTTGTTCGTATTTCTAAAGCAGATGTAGTTGATGTTGACTGGGCGAAACCGCTTGCTGGTAAAACTGCATTAGTAACTGGTGCGAGCCGTGGTATTGGTGAAGCAATTGCACATGTGTTGGCACGTGATGGTGCTCATGTTATCTGTTTAGACGTACCACAACAACAAGCTGACCTTGACCGTGTAGCTGCTGACATTGGTGGTTCTACATTGGCAATTGATATTACTGCTGCCGATGCCGGCGAAAAAATTAAAACTGCTGCGGCAAAACAAGGCGGTTTAGATATTATTGTTCATAACGCAGGTATTACACGTGACAAAACTTTGGCAAACATGAAGCCAGAGCTTTGGGACTTAGTAATTAACATTAACTTGTCTGCTGCTGAACGTGTAAATGACTACTTGTTAGAAAACGATGGTCTAAATGCAAATGGCCGTATTGTTTGTGTATCATCAATTAGTGGTATTGCTGGTAACCTTGGTCAAACAAACTATGCTGCATCTAAAGCTGGTGTAATTGGTTTAGTTAAATTTACTGCACCTATCTTAAAAAATGGTATTACCATTAACGCAGTAGCACCGGGCTTCATCGAAACTCAAATGACTGCGGCAATTCCATTTGCAATTCGTGAAGCTGGTCGCCGTATGAACTCAATGCAACAAGGTGGTTTACCTGTTGATGTAGCAGAAACGATTGCATGGTTTGCATCAACTGCTTCTACAGGAGTAAACGGCAACGTTGTACGTGTGTGTGGTCAAAGCTTGTTGGGCGCTTAAGCACTTTTAGCTAAAAAGGGGTGCTTGTGCATCCCTTTTTTGTTCAAGAATCTATAAATTATAAAAGGTTAGGTATGAATACTCGTCATTTTAGCCAGCTACCAAAAGCGGCATTAGCTTACCCAAAAGTGGTACAAGGTTTAATTTTTAAAAAGCCGAAAGGTCCAAAAATCTTACCGCAAGTTGAATATGTGGTAGATACTCTAGAAATTGATCAAAGTCATCTTAAAGCTTATAACGAAGTATGCGGTTTTAAAAATAATGGCTTTGTACCCGCAATTTATTTGGCTGTGCTTTCTCAAAGTTTGCAAATGCACATGATGACAGCAGAAGCCTTTCCATTTCCAATTTTAGGTTTAGTTCACATCCGTAACCAGATTAAACAAACCAGACCAATTGGTGTAACTGAAAAACTCACTCTGTCATGTAAATTTGGGGAACTAAAACCACATGATAAAGGTGTTCAGTTTGACTTTATTACCACGGCAAAAGTTGGCAATGAAGTGGTGATGGAAGGCTTAACGACTTATTTATCTCGCCAAAAAGTTGATAAAAGAGTGGGTGAGAAAGCCAAAGAAGAACAAGCACCAGCTTATGTTCCAAAGGCAGAGTGGGATATTTTAGAAAACACAGGCCGCCGTTATGCGAAAGTATCTGGAGATTTTAACTTAATTCATATTCATGCCATTACTGCAAAAGCATTTGGCTTTAAGCAAGCAATTGCGCATGGCATGTGGAGCAAAGCTAAAGCGCTAGCGAACCTCGAATTACCAAATGCTTATGAAGCAGATGTGTGGTTTAAGCTACCAATGTTCCTACCGTCAAAAGTTGAGTTTTTAACTGCCAATGCAGATAAAAAGACTGACTTTTTGATTCGTAATGCAAAATCGCAAAAACCGCATGTTGCAGGAACAGTAAAAGCATTATAAAAATATCAGCAGCCTGAACACAGGTTTGGGCTGCTTTTGAGCAAAATAACAAAAAATGCAAGGAACTTCATGTGATTAAAGAAATTTTACTGGCCGATACCCATAACTATCACGGTATTTTAGATGAACGTTTTATTGATTTAGCTCACCAATTTAGCCGTCTTCAAGATGCTAGAATAGGCCAAGGTGGAGCTGCATTAGCGGTTTATTTTAGAGGCCAGAAAGTTGTAGATATCTACACCGGTCTAAAATCACAAAATGAAGCCTGGCAACCTGAAACTTTGGCAGTTTGCTACTCTACAGGTAAAGGTGTACTTGCAACTTTAGCGCATATTTTAGTAAGTGAAGGTTTTTTAGAATACGACAAACCGATTGCCACTTATTGGCCTGAGTTTGCTCAAAATGGTAAAGAGCAAATGACTTTACGTCATGTCCTAAGCCATCAAAGTGGCATGTTTGATGTTCGAAATATCATCGAAAGTGCAAGAGAAATGCTCGACTGGTCACATATGTTAAATGTGATTGCAGCGACTAAGCCTAGATTCCTTGCCGGAGAGGGTAATGCTTATCAAGCTTTAACATTTGGTTGGCTTGTCGGTGGAGTACTTGAAAAAGCAACTGGTCAATCTTTAGATCAGCTCATGCAAAAATATCTCGTTGAGCCGTTACAGTTAGACGGCGCTTATTTTGGTACGCCTGCAAGCGAGCTAGACCGTGTAGCACGTTTAATTATTCAATCTAAGCCAGAAAAACCAGCGGCTACCCAAGTTGAAAAACCTAAAAAGCCTCAGGCACGTAAGAGTTCACTCTCTGAAAAAATGATTACGTGGACGGGGCAAGACCCACAAGATTTTCAGGATGCCATGATTCCAAAAGGAATGAAGCATTTTAGTTTCTTTAGTGATGAAGGATTGCAAGCAGTCATTCCAGCGGCGAACGGTACGTTTACTGCAAATAGTCTTGCTAAAATTTATGCAATGCTGGCAAATCACGGTGAATGGGATGGACAGCAACTTATTCGCCCAGAAATATTTAAAGAGCTTAGTACTATTCAAAGTTATGCACGTGATCGTGTCATGCCAATTCCGATGAATTGGCGCTTAGGATATCACCGCATTATTACTATGGGTAAACGCGCTAAAAATGGCTTTGGACATATTGGTTACAATGGTTCAGGGGCGTGGTGCGATCCTGAGCGTGATCTGAGTTTTGCCTATACCCATAACTTCCAAATTGGTTCAATCACGGGTGATTACCGTTTGTGGGGACTGACTCAAGAAGCCTTACGTTGCACTGACCAAATTTTAAAAGGCCGTAAAGGCTGGTTCTAATTTTAGGGTTTTAAAGCTGGTATTTTAATTAATGCCAGCTTCTATATTTATAATAATTCTAGGCGAATAATTGCTTCAGTATGACGCTTAAAATCTTCTTCAGCTAAACCTTGTAAACCAAGTTGATAAATCCCTTCTAATCCGCACACAAAGGCAATGAGCCGCCAAGCAATATCAGTTGAATTAGATATATTTTTAAATTCACCTACTTTTTTACCAGATTCAATGGCCTGCACAATTGTTTGATGCCAATTCTGCATGGCAAGGTTATAAGCCTTTCGTATTTCAACATCTTGTTCAATCAAGAGTTCAGCTTCATTCCATAAGCGTAAGTAGGGCTGAAGTCTATCTATATTTTCTGCGCCTAATAAGATGAATAGCCTTTGAAATTGGCTAGTGGTTTTTAGAGTTTGTTCAATTTCATCAAGCTGTTCCATGAGCTTTAAAAAAGCTTCAGCTTTTAAATGAGATGCCGACGAAAAGTGGTGGTGAACTTGTCCGGTAGAGGTTTGTGCTTCTGTTGCGATTCGGCGTACCGTCATGGCTGTAAAACCTTCAGCCAAAGCAACTTGCATGGCTGCTTGCAGAATCATTTCTCTGCGTTGATCGCGATTAAGATAGGCCATGTTTCTTTCACCTGACTGAATTCGACACAAATTACATTAAAACTAAAAGTTGGACAAGTGTCCAGTTGTGTATATAATAACCATGATTTGAACACGTGTCCAAGTTTTGGATATTGAAGAGCGTTATGCAAAAAAAATGGTTAATCCTGACAATTATCGTCCTTATATATTTACCAGTTACGATTGATGCAACGGTGATGCATGTTGCAACACCATCTTTAAGTGCAGCATTGAATTTAACTGCCAATCAGCTTTTATGGGTCATTGATATTTATTCACTGATTATGGCGGGTTTGATTTTACCGATGGGTGCACTTGGTGATCGTATTGGCTTTAAAAAATTATTATTTATTGGAACTGCAATTTTTGGAGTCGGTTCGTTAGCTGCGGCTTTTTCTCCAACAGCTTACGCCTTAATTGCTTCCCGTGCTGTTTTAGGTCTAGGGGCAGCAATGCTTATTCCTGCCACTTTATCAGGCATTCGTAATGCTTTTACCGAAGAAAAGCAGAGAAATTTTGCACTTGGTCTTTGGTCTACAGTGGGTGGTGGCGGAGCAGCTTTTGGTCCATTAGTTGGTGGATTTGTACTAGAACATTTCCATTGGGGAGCAGTATTCCTCATCAATATCCCGATTATTTTAGTGGTTCTGGTCATGATCGCGATGATCATTCCAAAACAACAAGAGAAAACTGATCAGCCAATTAACTTAGGGCAAGCTTTAATTTTAGTCGTGGCAATTTTAAGCCTCATCTATTCAATCAAATCGGCAATGTACAACTTCTCGGTACTTACGGTTGTGATGTTTGTGGTGGGTATAAGCACATTAATTCACTTCATTCGAAGCCAAAAAAGAAGTACGACTCCAATGATTGATCTGGAATTGTTTAAGCATCCAGTGATTTCTACCAGTATTGTTATGGCCGTGGTTTCCATGATTGCTTTGGTTGGGTTTGAATTACTCTTGTCTCAAGAGTTGCAGTTTGTGCATGGGTTTTCTCCATTACAGGCAGCCATGTTTATTATTCCATTCATGATTGCGATTAGTTTAGGTGGTCCATTAGCAGGAATTTGTTTAAATAAATGGGGGCTTAGACTTGTATCTACTGTTGGTATTTTAATAAGTGGATTTAGTCTATGGGGGCTTGCCCAGC
This genomic stretch from Acinetobacter oleivorans DR1 harbors:
- a CDS encoding 3-oxoacyl-ACP reductase: MTDQYQAFTQSPIGKFVVKNLGLPSPVALERFESAQPVVNGAVLVGAAPSSVLSGAIAQVLSNIHADSYVGNNVALQQEAAKVGLNLRPFNAGDKESKFKAVVFDASGIQNSEQLNELYKFFNPIARQVATSGRVIVIGTTPETAKTVKQAIAQRALEGFIKSVGKEFKKGITAQVVYVDEGAAANLESTLRFLLSPRSAYVSGQVVRISKADVVDVDWAKPLAGKTALVTGASRGIGEAIAHVLARDGAHVICLDVPQQQADLDRVAADIGGSTLAIDITAADAGEKIKTAAAKQGGLDIIVHNAGITRDKTLANMKPELWDLVININLSAAERVNDYLLENDGLNANGRIVCVSSISGIAGNLGQTNYAASKAGVIGLVKFTAPILKNGITINAVAPGFIETQMTAAIPFAIREAGRRMNSMQQGGLPVDVAETIAWFASTASTGVNGNVVRVCGQSLLGA
- a CDS encoding TetR family transcriptional regulator, yielding MAYLNRDQRREMILQAAMQVALAEGFTAMTVRRIATEAQTSTGQVHHHFSSASHLKAEAFLKLMEQLDEIEQTLKTTSQFQRLFILLGAENIDRLQPYLRLWNEAELLIEQDVEIRKAYNLAMQNWHQTIVQAIESGKKVGEFKNISNSTDIAWRLIAFVCGLEGIYQLGLQGLAEEDFKRHTEAIIRLELL
- the aceI gene encoding chlorhexidine efflux PACE transporter AceI is translated as MLISKRRLIHAISYEGILLVIIAIALSFIFDMPMDVTGTLGVFMAVVSVFWNMIFNHYFEKVEHKYNWERTIPVRILHAIGFEGGLLIATVPMIAYMLQMSVIDALILDIGLTLCILVYTFIFQWCYDHIEDKFFPDAKAASLH
- the amvA gene encoding multidrug efflux MFS transporter AmvA, which gives rise to MQKKWLILTIIVLIYLPVTIDATVMHVATPSLSAALNLTANQLLWVIDIYSLIMAGLILPMGALGDRIGFKKLLFIGTAIFGVGSLAAAFSPTAYALIASRAVLGLGAAMLIPATLSGIRNAFTEEKQRNFALGLWSTVGGGGAAFGPLVGGFVLEHFHWGAVFLINIPIILVVLVMIAMIIPKQQEKTDQPINLGQALILVVAILSLIYSIKSAMYNFSVLTVVMFVVGISTLIHFIRSQKRSTTPMIDLELFKHPVISTSIVMAVVSMIALVGFELLLSQELQFVHGFSPLQAAMFIIPFMIAISLGGPLAGICLNKWGLRLVSTVGILISGFSLWGLAQLNFSTDHFLAWTCMVFLGFSIEIALLASTAAIMSSVPPQKASAAGAIEGMAYELGAGLGVAIFGLMLSWFYSRSIILPAELPSNLIEKASISIGETMQLASNLESPLGGQLIAVAQQAFSYAHSWVLTISAICFFLLTVFVWFSFPKKVN
- a CDS encoding MaoC family dehydratase, which produces MNTRHFSQLPKAALAYPKVVQGLIFKKPKGPKILPQVEYVVDTLEIDQSHLKAYNEVCGFKNNGFVPAIYLAVLSQSLQMHMMTAEAFPFPILGLVHIRNQIKQTRPIGVTEKLTLSCKFGELKPHDKGVQFDFITTAKVGNEVVMEGLTTYLSRQKVDKRVGEKAKEEQAPAYVPKAEWDILENTGRRYAKVSGDFNLIHIHAITAKAFGFKQAIAHGMWSKAKALANLELPNAYEADVWFKLPMFLPSKVEFLTANADKKTDFLIRNAKSQKPHVAGTVKAL
- a CDS encoding serine hydrolase domain-containing protein, translated to MIKEILLADTHNYHGILDERFIDLAHQFSRLQDARIGQGGAALAVYFRGQKVVDIYTGLKSQNEAWQPETLAVCYSTGKGVLATLAHILVSEGFLEYDKPIATYWPEFAQNGKEQMTLRHVLSHQSGMFDVRNIIESAREMLDWSHMLNVIAATKPRFLAGEGNAYQALTFGWLVGGVLEKATGQSLDQLMQKYLVEPLQLDGAYFGTPASELDRVARLIIQSKPEKPAATQVEKPKKPQARKSSLSEKMITWTGQDPQDFQDAMIPKGMKHFSFFSDEGLQAVIPAANGTFTANSLAKIYAMLANHGEWDGQQLIRPEIFKELSTIQSYARDRVMPIPMNWRLGYHRIITMGKRAKNGFGHIGYNGSGAWCDPERDLSFAYTHNFQIGSITGDYRLWGLTQEALRCTDQILKGRKGWF
- a CDS encoding acetyl-CoA C-acetyltransferase; translated protein: MSKTTQENPAVENSAEEKVSNTSKPASNTAKRNSTTPKAATNTPKTTRTRSTTAPARSPRNKSAATATPSTSSNNVVAAPKATKTKTSVQQDKTMSQNTVRRVAIIGGNRIPFARSNTAYFKASNSDMLTAALNGLVERFNLQGKRIGEVVAGAVLKHSRDFNMTREVVLSTDLAPETPAYDIQIACGTGLQAAFVVANKIALGQIDVGIAGGVDTTSDAPIAVGDGLRKVLLELNVAKTGKDRLKALTKIDFKKLLDAPSNGEPRTGLSMGEHQAITALEWGITREAQDELAASSHQKLAAAYERGFFDDLITPFLGLNRDNNLRADSTVEKLAKLKPVFGKGETATMTAGNSTPLTDGASVVLLASEEWAKENGHEVLAYLSFSETAAVDFIGKNGPKEGLLMAPAYAVPRMLKRANLKLQDFDFYEIHEAFASQVLSTLKAWEDEKFCKERLGLDAPLGSIDRSKLNVNGSSLGAGHPFAATGGRILATAAKLINQKGSGRALISICTAGGEGVVAIVEK